One Fibrobacter sp. UWB13 DNA window includes the following coding sequences:
- a CDS encoding SGNH/GDSL hydrolase family protein: MNNFSLNPLAYTDGILNFDQIAEASDFALNVGFGPKKLFITWDARGDEAWASGDYVYAQGCVHNWMEHATLQNFKVLTSANSTNGIDGDWEIVAQVGESGAASRGIAIDFEGKSWFRIVAAEPVANLEEVSAYDISNDGDDTWFFLGTSITQMGMKQFVVDSNFSQLIHARYPNHYPAMVRGGIACVTSQGVVDAIKYYVEYAGNVKFWAIELGTNDTFAGNGVTVEMFEKNLQTIVDTAIAHGITPIIARLFATNLGESAWQVHEHYLAAIDRVVERNNLLKGPDFSSYFAAHPEEIDGDGIHPANPAGGQSMHRLWAEAVAPFYDGKKFEPVVGKDSSMNAPKMLDLHVALPQVSVEGRTVSVARVNEPVAVAIVDLTGNIVWHGRIGNSADGSSESSFHLNAIPAGNYIVRIRGASTSYKTRISIR; the protein is encoded by the coding sequence ATGAATAATTTCAGTTTAAATCCGCTTGCCTATACGGATGGTATCCTCAATTTTGACCAGATTGCAGAGGCGTCGGACTTTGCCTTGAACGTGGGCTTTGGTCCGAAAAAGTTGTTCATCACGTGGGATGCCCGCGGTGACGAAGCTTGGGCTAGCGGGGATTATGTGTATGCGCAGGGGTGTGTTCACAACTGGATGGAACATGCGACCTTGCAGAATTTTAAGGTGTTGACATCTGCGAATTCGACAAACGGCATAGACGGTGATTGGGAAATTGTTGCCCAGGTCGGGGAAAGCGGAGCCGCATCTCGTGGCATTGCGATTGATTTTGAGGGCAAGTCCTGGTTCCGTATTGTTGCTGCCGAGCCTGTTGCTAACTTGGAAGAAGTCAGTGCGTACGACATCAGTAATGATGGGGACGATACGTGGTTTTTCTTGGGTACTAGCATTACCCAGATGGGCATGAAACAGTTTGTGGTGGACTCAAACTTTTCGCAGTTGATCCATGCCCGTTATCCGAATCACTATCCGGCAATGGTGCGTGGCGGTATTGCCTGCGTTACGAGCCAGGGTGTTGTCGATGCCATTAAGTACTATGTGGAATATGCCGGAAATGTGAAGTTCTGGGCGATTGAATTGGGAACGAACGATACCTTTGCGGGTAACGGCGTGACTGTGGAAATGTTCGAAAAGAACTTGCAGACAATTGTCGATACGGCGATTGCTCATGGAATCACCCCGATTATTGCACGTTTGTTTGCGACGAATCTTGGCGAATCTGCATGGCAGGTGCATGAGCATTACCTGGCGGCTATTGACCGGGTGGTGGAACGCAATAACTTGCTAAAGGGACCTGACTTCTCGAGTTATTTTGCTGCCCATCCGGAAGAAATTGATGGCGACGGTATCCACCCGGCGAACCCGGCTGGGGGACAGTCGATGCATCGCTTGTGGGCGGAAGCTGTGGCGCCTTTCTACGATGGTAAGAAGTTTGAACCGGTCGTGGGCAAGGATTCATCGATGAATGCCCCCAAGATGCTGGATTTGCATGTCGCTTTGCCGCAGGTTAGCGTGGAAGGGCGAACGGTGTCGGTTGCACGAGTGAACGAACCTGTTGCTGTCGCGATTGTCGATTTGACGGGGAATATCGTTTGGCACGGACGGATTGGAAATTCTGCTGATGGTTCATCGGAATCTTCGTTCCATTTGAATGCAATCCCGGCAGGGAATTACATTGTGAGAATTCGTGGCGCAAGTACATCGTACAAGACTCGAATTTCGATAAGATAA
- a CDS encoding ABC-ATPase domain-containing protein, whose amino-acid sequence MKALYQKIRSLQGKNYGLYKSLADRSWDFGDFVLEFLHVQGDPYAPASRVMIKASLLMLGFPSEWGGSFERRLALSDYLYRRLSALVREKYPDRDAAVVFDTAGPEMLVRNALWVDNGELRACLQVRLPGDGRKIQAEAAAEILTMVLPDLVSAALYNSGESKKDGVEPELVEHYRVLAERKEILSQLEERGLCAFVPDGAVLPRASGLSELPMEGAVPFAAPEEMAVTLIANGREIRGMGIPKGITVISGGAFHGKSTLLQALTKSVYPHIPGDGREGIVVSESAVRVGVEDGRSVRGTDLSQFVRDLPGGISTKNFTTACASGSTSEAANLMEAMEAGSDVFLIDEDSSAVNFLIRDVRVRKLLGDDREPLIPLTDRLREIKGRSFILVAGACGDFLDLADNIIVMASYKAECARINGKNVAAGLGDGAVKVASGLPAFVEPECRDFAEYVKPLLPSLRPASAVERQVKVKISGDTLLQIGFLVSDTSKAGALVDKQQRFGAGFMLLNLCQNAASNNDANGESAKATIMERINALCEKIKNVGFRNLPQGLSREMSLPRPIDIACVLYRLRDNGR is encoded by the coding sequence ATGAAAGCTCTTTATCAGAAAATTCGCAGTTTACAAGGGAAAAATTACGGCCTTTACAAGTCCTTGGCTGACCGTTCGTGGGACTTTGGAGACTTTGTGCTGGAATTCCTGCATGTGCAGGGAGACCCGTATGCACCGGCATCGCGTGTGATGATTAAAGCGAGTTTGTTAATGCTTGGGTTCCCGAGCGAATGGGGTGGCTCGTTTGAACGCCGCCTGGCATTGAGCGATTACCTTTATCGTAGGCTTTCGGCACTTGTTCGTGAAAAGTACCCGGATAGGGATGCGGCGGTTGTTTTTGACACTGCTGGACCTGAAATGCTAGTGCGAAATGCACTCTGGGTCGATAACGGCGAGTTGCGAGCTTGTTTGCAAGTGCGCTTGCCGGGCGACGGTCGCAAGATTCAGGCGGAAGCCGCTGCCGAGATTTTGACGATGGTTTTACCGGACTTGGTTTCGGCGGCTCTCTATAATTCGGGCGAATCGAAGAAGGATGGTGTGGAGCCGGAACTTGTCGAACATTACCGCGTGCTTGCCGAGCGCAAGGAAATTTTGTCGCAGCTCGAGGAACGTGGACTTTGTGCGTTTGTGCCGGATGGCGCTGTGCTTCCGCGTGCATCGGGACTCAGTGAACTCCCGATGGAAGGGGCTGTCCCGTTTGCAGCACCCGAAGAAATGGCGGTGACGCTTATTGCTAATGGCCGTGAAATTCGCGGCATGGGAATCCCGAAGGGAATCACGGTAATTTCGGGCGGGGCGTTCCACGGAAAATCGACTTTGTTGCAAGCTTTGACGAAATCTGTTTACCCGCATATTCCGGGAGATGGTCGCGAAGGCATTGTCGTGAGCGAATCGGCGGTGCGCGTGGGCGTCGAAGACGGCCGCAGTGTGCGAGGCACGGACCTTTCGCAGTTTGTGCGTGACCTGCCGGGCGGAATCTCGACAAAGAACTTTACGACTGCCTGTGCGTCGGGCTCGACGAGCGAGGCCGCGAACTTGATGGAGGCGATGGAAGCGGGGAGCGATGTGTTCCTGATTGACGAAGATTCCTCTGCTGTGAATTTCCTCATTCGTGATGTGCGCGTGCGTAAGCTCTTGGGCGATGACCGCGAACCGCTTATCCCTTTGACGGACCGCCTCCGTGAAATCAAGGGGCGTAGCTTTATTTTGGTGGCTGGCGCCTGTGGAGACTTTTTGGACTTGGCGGACAATATCATCGTGATGGCATCGTACAAGGCGGAATGTGCAAGAATCAATGGAAAGAATGTGGCGGCTGGACTCGGTGATGGTGCTGTAAAAGTCGCCTCGGGATTGCCCGCGTTTGTGGAACCTGAGTGCCGCGACTTTGCCGAATACGTGAAGCCTTTGCTCCCGTCACTCCGCCCTGCGTCTGCTGTGGAGCGCCAGGTGAAAGTGAAAATCTCGGGCGATACATTGCTGCAAATCGGTTTCCTCGTCTCGGATACATCCAAGGCGGGTGCGCTTGTGGATAAGCAACAGCGATTCGGTGCAGGCTTCATGTTGTTGAACCTTTGCCAGAATGCCGCAAGCAACAACGATGCTAATGGCGAGTCTGCGAAGGCGACGATCATGGAACGTATCAATGCGCTCTGCGAAAAAATCAAGAACGTCGGTTTCCGCAATTTGCCGCAAGGCTTGAGCCGTGAAATGAGCCTCCCGCGTCCGATTGATATCGCGTGCGTGCTCTATCGTCTGCGAGATAACGGAAGGTAA
- a CDS encoding PEGA domain-containing protein: protein MKKLFFFALMMAFLFTTAVADEEDPPPRGKAATINIITEPPNSDVFLGGEPLGKSPIKDREVKSGRQTLVVIDQGFELVNKRVNVWPGKDKRNDFDFSTKIPKGHIKVTTNPPRCLIFVDGEQADKTDGAELVVHNLDAGDHVVRAQCSNRKSAEALVKVVGEETAEVHLDATTGSKKKKR from the coding sequence ATGAAAAAGCTTTTCTTTTTTGCCTTGATGATGGCATTCCTCTTCACGACCGCCGTCGCTGACGAAGAAGATCCACCTCCGCGTGGCAAGGCAGCAACCATCAACATCATCACTGAACCGCCTAACAGTGACGTGTTCCTCGGCGGTGAACCTCTCGGCAAGAGTCCGATCAAGGATAGAGAAGTCAAGTCTGGTCGCCAGACGCTCGTCGTCATTGACCAGGGCTTCGAACTCGTGAACAAGCGCGTGAACGTTTGGCCGGGCAAGGACAAGCGCAACGACTTCGACTTCAGCACCAAGATTCCGAAGGGCCACATCAAGGTTACGACGAATCCGCCGCGCTGCCTCATCTTCGTCGATGGCGAACAGGCTGACAAGACCGACGGTGCAGAACTCGTTGTCCACAACCTCGATGCTGGTGACCACGTTGTGCGCGCCCAGTGCAGCAACCGCAAGAGCGCCGAAGCCCTCGTGAAGGTTGTCGGCGAAGAAACTGCTGAAGTCCATCTCGACGCAACAACCGGTTCCAAGAAGAAAAAGCGCTAA
- a CDS encoding penicillin-binding protein activator LpoB yields the protein MSKIWFFALCVSFALFTGCASDGGKKVTRLDANSVTDLSGSWNDTDSRLVAEEMINDCLGRPWYSQYSSQKGSVPTIVIGKVRNKSHEHIRVETFIKDIERALINSGKAEFVANSNEREDLRNELADQQGNTTEETTKDAGMEIGADLMLTGTINSVLDQEGGEQVVFYQIDMELTDIQSHRKLWLGDKKIKKYVSKSSVKF from the coding sequence ATGTCAAAAATTTGGTTTTTCGCCCTTTGCGTAAGTTTTGCCCTCTTTACCGGCTGCGCAAGCGATGGCGGCAAGAAAGTCACCCGTCTCGATGCCAATTCCGTAACAGACCTTTCAGGCAGCTGGAACGATACAGACTCCCGTCTCGTAGCTGAAGAAATGATTAATGACTGCCTTGGCCGTCCGTGGTACAGCCAGTACTCCTCTCAGAAAGGTTCCGTCCCGACCATCGTGATTGGCAAGGTCCGCAACAAGAGCCACGAACACATCCGCGTCGAAACGTTCATCAAGGATATCGAACGCGCCCTCATCAACTCCGGCAAGGCTGAATTCGTCGCTAACTCCAACGAACGCGAAGACCTCCGCAACGAACTCGCCGACCAGCAGGGCAATACCACCGAAGAAACCACCAAGGATGCCGGCATGGAAATCGGTGCAGACCTCATGCTTACCGGAACCATCAACTCCGTCCTCGACCAGGAAGGCGGCGAACAGGTGGTCTTCTACCAGATTGACATGGAGCTCACGGATATCCAGAGCCACCGCAAGCTTTGGCTTGGTGACAAGAAGATCAAGAAATACGTATCCAAGAGCAGCGTGAAGTTTTAG